Proteins from one Candidatus Methylomirabilota bacterium genomic window:
- the atpE gene encoding ATP synthase F0 subunit C, whose protein sequence is MRSKLTGVVTGVLAAVGSTTFAWAAEGGAKAGIDTTYFWVTVLTAGFGMAIASAVAALAQARAISAALEGMARQPNAAGRIQTAMIIGLALIESLAIYVLLIALILLFANPFSAIIVGGP, encoded by the coding sequence ATGCGATCCAAGTTGACGGGCGTCGTGACAGGGGTGTTGGCGGCAGTGGGCTCGACCACCTTCGCCTGGGCTGCAGAAGGGGGGGCAAAAGCAGGAATCGACACAACATATTTCTGGGTAACGGTCTTGACAGCAGGATTCGGAATGGCCATCGCCTCGGCCGTGGCCGCCTTGGCTCAGGCGCGGGCGATTTCTGCCGCCCTGGAAGGGATGGCCCGGCAACCGAATGCCGCGGGACGAATCCAAACCGCGATGATCATCGGTTTGGCCTTAATTGAGTCTCTGGCCATCTACGTGCTGTTGATTGCCTTGATTCTTCTTTTTGCTAATCCCTTCAGCGCGATTATTGTTGGAGGGCCGTAG
- a CDS encoding NADH-quinone oxidoreductase subunit N — translation MGTYNPADVLHALPEIFLSVVAIVVLILSFAAPKQRGWIETVSIIGVVGTGILLVRAAVPLFEPGAAAVSVFSGSYLVDKFAIFFKVVFLLATLLVILMSIDYLPLVGAPIGEFYAILLFSTVGMMFVASGGNLLTLYIGLETMSISLYILCGFLKQEKKSSEAALKYLLMGAFSSGVILYGISLLYGLTGALGFSEIAATLATMDLGNPALLVAMVMLTAGFGFKIAAVPFHMYVPDVYEGAPTTVTAFLAVASEAAGVAALLRVFLGAMPHIQVDWTIMFWILSVLTMTIGNVAAMGQQNIKRMLAYSSIAHIGYVLIGFVAGAELGISAVLFYVLVYAFMTAGAFAMVVLLRTETVKGDLIEDFAGLGQAKPIAAAAMLVFLLSLTGIPPTAGFVGKFYIFGAAIKAGYVWLALIAVINTAISLFYYMRVAMVMYMHEPPKALVLSPSRPLHVAVAFAVLGTLIIGIYPGPFLEFAQASILGLLQ, via the coding sequence ATGGGAACCTACAATCCCGCGGATGTCCTTCATGCGCTGCCTGAAATCTTTTTGAGCGTTGTGGCGATCGTCGTCTTGATCCTCTCTTTTGCCGCTCCAAAGCAGCGAGGGTGGATCGAGACCGTAAGCATTATCGGCGTCGTGGGAACGGGCATATTGTTGGTCCGAGCCGCGGTCCCGTTGTTCGAGCCGGGAGCAGCCGCGGTCTCCGTCTTCAGCGGGAGCTACCTGGTGGATAAATTTGCCATCTTTTTCAAGGTGGTCTTTCTGCTCGCCACCTTGCTGGTCATCCTGATGTCGATCGATTACCTCCCCCTCGTCGGCGCTCCCATCGGTGAGTTTTACGCGATCCTGCTCTTCTCGACCGTGGGAATGATGTTTGTCGCCTCGGGCGGGAATCTCCTCACGCTTTATATTGGGCTCGAGACGATGTCCATCAGTCTCTACATCCTCTGCGGCTTTCTCAAGCAGGAAAAAAAGTCGAGCGAGGCGGCCCTCAAGTATCTCCTCATGGGGGCTTTCTCCTCGGGGGTGATTCTGTATGGGATCTCCCTCTTGTATGGACTGACCGGGGCCTTGGGCTTCAGTGAAATCGCGGCTACCTTAGCCACAATGGACCTCGGCAATCCCGCCCTCCTGGTCGCCATGGTGATGCTCACGGCAGGGTTCGGATTCAAGATCGCGGCCGTTCCCTTCCACATGTACGTGCCGGACGTCTACGAGGGAGCCCCGACCACGGTGACCGCCTTCCTGGCGGTCGCTTCCGAGGCGGCTGGAGTGGCAGCGCTGCTCCGGGTCTTCCTGGGGGCCATGCCGCACATCCAGGTGGACTGGACGATTATGTTTTGGATCCTATCCGTCCTGACCATGACCATTGGAAATGTCGCGGCCATGGGCCAACAGAACATCAAGCGAATGCTGGCGTATTCCAGCATTGCCCACATCGGCTATGTCTTGATCGGCTTCGTGGCGGGAGCGGAGTTGGGCATCTCCGCCGTTCTGTTTTACGTCCTCGTTTACGCTTTCATGACCGCGGGGGCTTTTGCGATGGTGGTCCTTCTCCGCACCGAGACCGTGAAGGGGGACCTCATTGAGGACTTTGCCGGGCTGGGCCAGGCGAAACCGATCGCGGCCGCGGCCATGCTGGTCTTTCTCCTCTCCTTGACGGGTATCCCCCCCACGGCCGGTTTCGTGGGGAAGTTTTACATCTTTGGTGCTGCGATCAAGGCCGGGTATGTCTGGTTGGCCCTGATCGCCGTGATCAACACCGCCATCTCCCTCTTTTATTACATGCGCGTCGCCATGGTCATGTATATGCACGAGCCCCCCAAGGCCCTCGTCCTGAGTCCCTCCCGTCCCTTGCATGTGGCGGTGGCCTTCGCGGTGCTGGGGACACTGATCATTGGGATCTATCCAGGACCCTTTTTGGAGTTTGCCCAGGCATCAATCCTCGGCCTGCTGCAATAG
- a CDS encoding NADH-quinone oxidoreductase subunit M: protein MSGTTFPVLSIVTFLPLAGAILLLFIRREQAGLIRMVSLLVTGVTLLIAVVLALSFDFGSAEMQFVERASWIPAIGVSYIMGIDGISLWLVCLTALISPIAVLCSWEAITEQVKEYHIFLLLMYTGMMGVFLALDFFLFYVFWEVVLVPMYFLIGIWGAPARRLYAAIKFFLYTLFGSVVMLLGILAVYFYAGAQTGTYTFDVLELMKVSYPWSPSLFSFQNLVWLAFFLSFAIKVPMFPFHTWLPDAHTEAPTAGSVILAAVLLKMGTYGFVRFSLPMFPEATLYFVPFMVTLSVIAIIYGAMVCLAQRDMKRLIAFSSVSHMGFIMLGMFALNMQGLQGSILQMVNHGLSTGALFLIVGLIYDRIHSRMIADMGGLSSVMPIYATLFAITMFSSIGLPGLNGFIGEFLILLGAFKVSWIWALFAISGIVLGAAYMLWLFQRTMFGTVIHEKNLGLSDLNLREAMTLIPLVIMFFWIGLYPAPFLKAMEPSVQKVVARLDQARKVVEAPTPIPVVSNWDQGHREEQP from the coding sequence ATGAGCGGAACGACATTTCCAGTCCTGAGCATCGTGACCTTTCTTCCCTTGGCAGGGGCCATTCTCCTCTTGTTCATCCGCCGGGAGCAGGCAGGCCTGATCCGGATGGTGAGCCTTCTCGTGACGGGGGTGACCCTTCTCATCGCAGTGGTGCTGGCGCTCTCTTTCGATTTTGGAAGTGCCGAGATGCAGTTCGTGGAGAGAGCCTCCTGGATCCCGGCGATCGGGGTGAGCTATATCATGGGGATAGACGGGATCAGCCTCTGGCTGGTGTGTCTCACCGCCCTGATCTCGCCCATCGCGGTGCTCTGCTCGTGGGAGGCCATCACTGAGCAGGTGAAGGAGTATCACATCTTTCTCCTCCTCATGTATACCGGGATGATGGGGGTCTTCCTGGCATTGGACTTCTTCCTCTTTTATGTCTTTTGGGAAGTGGTGTTGGTCCCTATGTACTTCTTGATCGGAATATGGGGGGCCCCGGCGCGGCGCCTCTACGCGGCCATTAAATTCTTCCTGTACACCCTGTTCGGTAGTGTGGTGATGCTGCTCGGCATTCTGGCGGTCTACTTCTATGCCGGGGCGCAGACCGGAACGTACACCTTTGATGTCCTAGAGCTGATGAAGGTCTCGTATCCGTGGTCTCCCAGCCTCTTCTCGTTCCAAAACCTGGTCTGGCTCGCCTTCTTCCTCTCCTTCGCCATCAAGGTTCCCATGTTCCCCTTCCACACATGGCTTCCGGATGCGCACACCGAAGCCCCCACGGCGGGGAGCGTAATCCTGGCCGCAGTCCTGCTGAAGATGGGAACCTACGGCTTCGTCCGATTCAGTCTTCCGATGTTTCCCGAGGCCACCCTATATTTTGTCCCGTTTATGGTGACCCTGAGTGTTATTGCCATCATCTACGGGGCGATGGTCTGTCTAGCCCAGCGCGATATGAAGCGGCTCATCGCGTTTAGCTCGGTGAGCCACATGGGCTTCATCATGCTGGGCATGTTTGCGCTGAACATGCAGGGGCTTCAGGGGAGCATCTTGCAGATGGTCAATCACGGCCTCTCCACCGGGGCCCTCTTTTTGATTGTCGGGCTCATTTACGATCGGATCCACTCGCGGATGATTGCCGACATGGGAGGACTTTCCAGCGTTATGCCGATCTACGCCACGCTGTTTGCGATCACCATGTTTTCGTCCATTGGCCTCCCTGGCCTCAACGGATTCATCGGGGAGTTCCTCATCCTCTTGGGTGCGTTCAAGGTGAGCTGGATATGGGCTCTGTTCGCGATTTCCGGAATTGTCCTCGGGGCGGCCTACATGCTCTGGTTGTTTCAACGCACCATGTTCGGCACGGTTATCCATGAGAAGAACCTGGGGCTGTCAGACCTGAACCTTCGGGAGGCCATGACCCTCATCCCCCTCGTCATTATGTTCTTCTGGATCGGGCTGTACCCCGCTCCCTTCTTGAAGGCCATGGAGCCCTCAGTGCAGAAGGTGGTGGCGCGGCTCGACCAAGCCCGGAAGGTCGTGGAGGCGCCGACCCCCATCCCGGTGGTGAGCAACTGGGACCAGGGTCATCGTGAGGAACAACCATGA
- the nuoF gene encoding NADH-quinone oxidoreductase subunit NuoF, whose protein sequence is MASGKINQACAEILKRYPQKRSALLPLLHLVQEERGYLSPEALEEVANLLEMRPTDVWEVASFYTMFHFRPMGRCHIEVCHNLSCSLLGAESLLDHVKERLQIREGETTPDGRFSLGRAECLAACDAAPMVQINGYHYGPLDRSQLEQLLVTIERGEFPKEYKYQATAAPPSNRERTSGEILHRNLRDSSYDGSIEAYLARGGYQAIAKVLREHRPPEIVEMVKRSGLRGRGGAGFPAGVKWGFIPQDRGVPKYILCNADEGEPGTFKDRQLLERDPHQVIEGIIISSFAIGGETSYIYLRGEFLEAATILDRALQEAYARSFLGKNILGTDFNLDVYVHRGAGAYICGEETALIESLEGKRGEPRIRPPFPAVKGLYQCPTAVNNVETLCNIPHIILRGPEWYASLGTAKSTGARVFSVSGHVRYPGNYEIPLSATLRELIFEHAGGMRDGRKIKAIIPGGTSAPVLTPEHLDVGLDFESLAAAGSMGGSGAVIVMDETTCMVRVGEVVNRFYHHESCGQCTQCREGTAWLHQILRRIEEGRGRVADLEILKDVCRNMKGQTICVLSDSAAMPTESYLRYFQEEFEAHIQQGRCPFRQ, encoded by the coding sequence ATGGCGTCGGGGAAGATAAATCAAGCGTGCGCCGAGATCCTGAAACGCTATCCGCAAAAGCGGTCGGCCCTCCTTCCCCTCTTGCACCTGGTCCAAGAGGAGCGGGGGTATCTGAGCCCGGAGGCGCTGGAGGAAGTTGCGAACCTCTTGGAGATGCGTCCGACTGATGTCTGGGAGGTAGCCAGTTTCTACACTATGTTTCATTTTCGCCCCATGGGGCGATGTCACATTGAGGTCTGCCACAATCTCTCGTGCAGTCTTCTGGGGGCGGAATCACTCCTGGACCATGTGAAGGAGCGGTTGCAGATCCGTGAGGGAGAGACAACGCCCGACGGCCGCTTTAGCCTGGGGAGGGCCGAATGTCTGGCCGCCTGCGACGCTGCACCGATGGTGCAGATCAACGGGTATCACTACGGGCCCCTGGATCGGTCCCAGCTGGAGCAACTCCTGGTAACGATTGAGCGAGGTGAATTTCCTAAGGAATACAAGTACCAGGCCACGGCGGCCCCGCCATCAAACCGGGAGCGGACCTCTGGGGAGATCTTGCATCGTAATCTCCGGGACTCGTCCTACGATGGCAGCATTGAGGCCTATCTCGCCAGAGGGGGCTATCAGGCCATAGCCAAGGTCCTGCGCGAGCATCGCCCTCCAGAAATCGTCGAGATGGTCAAGCGATCCGGTCTCCGGGGTCGAGGTGGAGCAGGATTCCCAGCCGGGGTGAAGTGGGGATTTATTCCCCAAGATCGTGGGGTCCCGAAGTACATCCTCTGCAATGCCGATGAGGGAGAACCCGGAACATTTAAGGACCGACAGCTCCTGGAACGGGACCCGCACCAAGTGATCGAAGGGATCATAATTTCCAGCTTTGCCATTGGGGGCGAAACCTCTTACATCTACCTCCGGGGTGAATTCCTGGAAGCGGCCACGATCTTGGATCGGGCCCTTCAGGAGGCGTACGCCAGGAGCTTCCTGGGAAAGAACATCCTGGGAACTGATTTCAATCTCGATGTCTACGTCCATCGGGGAGCGGGGGCCTATATCTGTGGGGAAGAGACGGCCTTGATCGAGTCACTGGAGGGGAAGCGGGGTGAACCCAGGATCCGGCCCCCATTTCCAGCGGTGAAAGGTCTCTATCAATGTCCTACTGCGGTGAACAATGTGGAAACCCTCTGTAACATCCCCCACATCATCCTCCGGGGACCGGAATGGTATGCCAGTCTCGGAACTGCGAAGAGCACCGGAGCCCGGGTGTTCTCGGTGAGCGGTCATGTCCGCTACCCAGGGAACTACGAAATTCCCCTGAGTGCCACTTTGCGGGAGCTGATCTTTGAACATGCTGGAGGAATGCGCGACGGCCGGAAAATCAAGGCGATCATCCCGGGAGGGACTTCGGCTCCTGTCCTGACCCCGGAGCACCTGGATGTCGGTCTGGATTTTGAGTCGCTCGCCGCTGCCGGATCAATGGGGGGTTCCGGGGCCGTTATCGTGATGGACGAGACCACCTGCATGGTGAGGGTGGGGGAAGTGGTCAACCGGTTTTATCACCACGAATCGTGCGGCCAGTGCACCCAGTGCCGGGAGGGGACTGCCTGGCTACATCAGATCCTGAGGCGTATCGAAGAGGGGCGAGGGCGAGTGGCCGACCTTGAGATCCTGAAGGATGTCTGCCGAAACATGAAGGGTCAGACGATCTGCGTCTTGAGCGATTCGGCGGCCATGCCCACGGAAAGCTATCTGAGATACTTTCAGGAAGAATTCGAGGCGCACATCCAACAGGGGAGATGCCCGTTTCGTCAGTAG
- the atpB gene encoding F0F1 ATP synthase subunit A, whose translation MEAIEAPPLIKIPNFLPGIPGAFIPDHVVMTWIVMAFLIGVSYLATRQLTEVPGPMQNVMETVIEAFTGMLDSMIGHEGRRYLPLIGSAGLFIFFSNILILIPGLRSPTANLNTTASLALIVFISYHFFGVRKQGLLTYLKHFLGPVGEFPKFLLIAMGWILVPAFILVEVISHLARVLSLSIRLFGNIFGEDTVFLFILFLTSIMWPIYVLAPLISGLVIFTGLVQALIFVMLSTMYIAGATHHEEH comes from the coding sequence GTGGAAGCGATTGAGGCACCTCCACTCATCAAAATTCCAAATTTTCTCCCCGGGATCCCGGGGGCGTTCATTCCTGATCACGTGGTCATGACCTGGATCGTCATGGCTTTCCTAATTGGAGTGTCGTACCTGGCGACCCGGCAACTGACCGAGGTGCCGGGGCCGATGCAGAATGTGATGGAGACGGTGATCGAGGCCTTCACCGGGATGCTGGACAGCATGATCGGGCATGAGGGAAGGCGGTATCTCCCCCTGATCGGCTCTGCCGGGTTGTTTATCTTTTTTAGCAACATCCTCATCCTGATCCCGGGTCTCAGGAGCCCGACGGCCAACCTGAACACCACGGCATCCTTGGCCCTGATCGTCTTTATTTCATACCATTTCTTTGGCGTGCGAAAGCAGGGGCTACTCACCTATTTGAAGCACTTCCTTGGACCGGTGGGTGAATTCCCCAAATTTCTCCTGATCGCCATGGGGTGGATTCTCGTGCCGGCCTTCATCTTGGTGGAGGTGATCAGCCATCTGGCCCGTGTCCTCTCCCTCTCGATCCGACTCTTCGGCAATATCTTTGGGGAAGATACGGTGTTTCTCTTTATCCTGTTCCTGACCTCCATCATGTGGCCTATCTATGTCCTGGCCCCCTTGATCTCGGGGCTTGTCATTTTCACTGGATTGGTTCAGGCGCTGATTTTTGTGATGCTATCGACGATGTACATCGCTGGGGCGACTCACCATGAAGAGCACTAA
- a CDS encoding 2Fe-2S iron-sulfur cluster-binding protein, with protein sequence MTETPNRVTVTVDGEQIQVAPGTMIIQAGEQLGIEIPHYCYHPGLSIEGVCRMCLVEVEKSPKLMIACATPVTEGMVVHTRTPQVEETRRGILEFYLLNHPLDCPICDKGGECPLQDYTMRFGPGASRFVEEKIHRDKHRSIGPHIIFDAERCILCTRCVRFCRDIVGSGELGVGQRGDRAEIVLFPGKELDNRYSGNVIDLCPVGALTSKPYRFKSRLWDLVKQVESTCPACSRGCGIVLDVRHVREGGEEVLRVRPRFNPEVNGYWMCDEGRFEAYPRRGQTALQAPLVRRGEAQVPVSWDEAISILVDQLQGIIDRHGAGAIGGVLSTWLTTEELYATRMFLRDVLETPHLDYHVDPVEMREGDEAEDHLLRRTDKSPNTQGARLLEIGPGTDGLGIQQMLKAVTAGSLKALLFFEVDPWEQPTLGGELAGAIDRLDLLAVWTVRQSPATSRAHLVFPALGYAEKEGTIINFAGRIQRLRKAIESKGKVLSLGEVLGQVAIGLNRSRIPVTPEEIWQRLAQEHTALGGIQYEAIESLGVPIPVDR encoded by the coding sequence ATGACCGAAACGCCAAATCGCGTAACGGTCACCGTCGACGGTGAACAGATTCAGGTGGCACCGGGAACTATGATCATCCAGGCAGGAGAGCAGCTTGGGATCGAGATCCCCCATTATTGCTACCACCCCGGGCTCTCCATCGAGGGGGTCTGTCGAATGTGTCTCGTTGAGGTGGAGAAATCCCCAAAGCTTATGATCGCCTGTGCGACCCCGGTGACAGAAGGGATGGTGGTTCATACGCGGACGCCGCAGGTGGAGGAGACGAGGCGGGGGATCCTGGAGTTTTATCTGCTCAACCATCCGTTGGACTGTCCCATCTGCGACAAGGGGGGGGAATGTCCCCTCCAGGACTACACCATGCGTTTCGGCCCCGGGGCGAGTCGGTTCGTCGAGGAAAAGATCCATCGCGATAAGCATCGATCCATCGGTCCCCATATCATCTTTGACGCCGAGCGGTGCATCCTTTGTACCCGTTGCGTTCGTTTCTGCCGGGACATCGTAGGGAGCGGTGAGTTGGGGGTGGGGCAACGGGGGGACAGGGCTGAGATTGTTCTCTTCCCGGGGAAGGAACTCGATAACCGGTACTCAGGCAACGTCATCGACCTTTGTCCTGTCGGAGCCTTGACCAGCAAACCCTACCGGTTCAAGTCCCGTCTCTGGGATCTGGTGAAACAGGTAGAGAGTACCTGCCCGGCGTGTAGCCGGGGCTGTGGCATTGTGCTGGATGTTCGACATGTGCGGGAGGGGGGAGAGGAGGTGCTCCGGGTGCGCCCGAGGTTTAACCCGGAGGTGAACGGCTACTGGATGTGCGACGAGGGACGATTTGAGGCCTATCCTCGACGAGGACAGACTGCCCTTCAGGCTCCCCTCGTGCGGCGAGGGGAGGCCCAGGTGCCGGTGTCGTGGGATGAAGCAATTTCCATTCTCGTCGACCAACTCCAGGGGATCATCGATCGGCACGGAGCGGGAGCCATCGGGGGAGTGCTCTCCACGTGGTTGACGACTGAGGAACTGTATGCGACCCGTATGTTCCTCCGGGACGTGCTTGAGACGCCCCACCTCGATTACCACGTGGATCCGGTCGAGATGCGGGAGGGGGATGAGGCAGAGGACCATCTCCTCAGGCGAACCGACAAAAGCCCGAACACCCAGGGCGCCAGGCTCCTAGAGATCGGCCCTGGCACAGACGGCTTGGGGATACAGCAGATGCTCAAGGCGGTAACTGCGGGAAGCCTCAAGGCGCTGCTCTTCTTTGAGGTGGATCCATGGGAGCAGCCGACGCTCGGTGGCGAGCTCGCGGGAGCCATAGACCGGCTGGACCTCCTGGCCGTCTGGACCGTTCGCCAGTCGCCTGCCACCTCCAGGGCTCACCTGGTCTTCCCAGCGCTGGGATACGCAGAGAAGGAGGGGACGATCATTAACTTTGCCGGTCGGATCCAACGCCTCCGGAAGGCCATAGAGTCCAAGGGAAAAGTCTTGTCCTTAGGGGAGGTTCTTGGCCAGGTGGCAATCGGGCTAAACCGATCCAGGATTCCTGTGACCCCCGAGGAGATCTGGCAGCGCCTGGCACAGGAGCACACTGCCCTCGGCGGGATACAGTACGAGGCCATCGAATCGCTGGGGGTTCCGATTCCCGTTGACCGATGA